The Azospirillum baldaniorum genome window below encodes:
- a CDS encoding MT-A70 family methyltransferase, translated as MTTPSWPFGDLQRGAYGVILADPPWKFRTWSAKGDGKPCPYPTMSIGEIAALPVADLAARDCLLVMWTTAPFLALSLDVLRAWGFRYSTAGSWAKLDGEGQPAKGTGYYWRSSSEPWLVGVKGQPGRVRGVAIPNSIIAERREHSRKPDRLHADLERMYPAARKCELFARAAREGWDAWGNEVGKFAAAPAPTLPLVAAE; from the coding sequence ATGACGACTCCCTCCTGGCCATTCGGCGACCTGCAGCGCGGGGCATACGGCGTCATCCTTGCCGACCCGCCCTGGAAGTTCCGAACGTGGTCGGCGAAGGGCGACGGGAAGCCCTGTCCCTATCCGACCATGAGCATCGGCGAAATCGCCGCGCTCCCCGTCGCCGATCTGGCCGCTCGCGACTGCCTGCTGGTGATGTGGACGACAGCGCCTTTCCTGGCCCTCTCGCTGGATGTGCTGCGGGCCTGGGGCTTCCGGTACAGCACGGCGGGGAGCTGGGCGAAGCTGGACGGCGAGGGACAGCCGGCCAAGGGTACCGGCTACTACTGGCGCTCCAGCTCCGAACCGTGGCTCGTCGGCGTCAAGGGTCAGCCCGGCCGTGTCCGAGGGGTGGCTATCCCGAACAGCATCATCGCCGAGCGCCGGGAGCACTCCCGCAAGCCCGACCGGCTGCACGCCGATCTGGAGCGCATGTATCCGGCGGCACGCAAGTGCGAGCTGTTCGCCAGGGCGGCGCGCGAGGGCTGGGACGCCTGGGGGAATGAGGTCGGGAAGTTCGCCGCCGCCCCGGCCCCGACCTTGCCGCTCGTCGCCGCGGAGTGA